Proteins found in one Sporosarcina sp. FSL K6-3457 genomic segment:
- a CDS encoding TetR/AcrR family transcriptional regulator, with amino-acid sequence MKNTSDKILQAALALMQDKGFQAVSVKEIAQHAEVSEMTVFRHFKTKMGVFESAVEKFSYIPSFEEIFAKQIVWDQEADLTLIAKSYLDSMNRNKSIFLIAIQERSDFPELHQVIAKNTMKLKGLIIAYFTSIQERNRMKETNVDAQAKIFLTTLYGYFSSTALWKNHFLHEWEEPFFTHTIRLFCEALQK; translated from the coding sequence ATGAAAAATACATCAGATAAAATACTTCAGGCAGCATTAGCATTGATGCAAGATAAAGGCTTTCAAGCGGTTTCTGTAAAGGAAATTGCGCAGCATGCTGAAGTGAGTGAAATGACGGTCTTTCGGCATTTTAAAACGAAAATGGGTGTTTTTGAATCGGCTGTAGAAAAGTTTTCTTACATTCCAAGCTTTGAAGAAATCTTTGCGAAGCAAATTGTTTGGGATCAAGAAGCGGATTTGACGTTAATAGCAAAGTCTTACCTCGATTCGATGAATAGAAATAAATCCATTTTTTTAATTGCTATTCAGGAAAGAAGCGATTTTCCAGAGTTACACCAAGTCATTGCTAAGAATACGATGAAACTTAAAGGTTTAATCATCGCTTATTTTACTTCTATACAAGAAAGAAACCGAATGAAGGAGACGAATGTAGACGCACAGGCAAAGATTTTTTTAACAACTTTATATGGATATTTTTCATCCACTGCTTTATGGAAAAATCATTTTCTACATGAATGGGAGGAGCCTTTTTTCACCCATACCATCCGGTTATTTTGTGAAGCACTACAAAAATAA